A genomic window from Phoenix dactylifera cultivar Barhee BC4 unplaced genomic scaffold, palm_55x_up_171113_PBpolish2nd_filt_p 000007F, whole genome shotgun sequence includes:
- the LOC120104496 gene encoding zinc finger BED domain-containing protein RICESLEEPER 2-like — MRMTRRMNEKFDKYWGDCNLLMAIGAILDPRYKMQLIIFCFPKIYGEDVFQRHIDDVHEALDMFYKEYVSSDGQIDVDASNIPSTSSKLKRKRRANHAFHMWAEQHRNVIPSNKTELDIYLEEDICKPGDEDYDKFDALNWWKANTLKFRTLSKMARDILSIPITTVASEAAFSAGGRVLDQYRSSLKPETVEALICTGDWLHHELGLEQSSNVDEEFMQWNTETGLS; from the exons ATGCGCATGACTCGAAGAATGAATGAAAAATTTGACAAGTATTGGGGAGACTGTAACTTACTAATGGCAATTGGAGCAATTTTGGATCCTCGCTATAAAATGCAGctcattatattttgttttccaAAAATTTATGGTGAGGATGTTTTTCAACGCCATATTGATGATGTTCATGAAGCTTTAGATATGTTTTACAAGGAATATGTATCTTCAGATGGACAAATAGATGTTGATGCTAGCAATATCCCTAGTACCTCCtccaaattgaaaagaaaaagaagggctaATCATGCCTTTCATATGTGGGCTGAACAACATAGGAATGTTATTCCTTCAAATAAAACTGAGTTGGACATATATCTAGAAGAAGATATTTGTAAGCCTGGTGATGAAGACTATGACAAGTTTGATGCTTTGAATTGGTGGAAAGCCAACACTCTAAAATTTCGTACTCTATCAAAGATGGCTCGGGACATACTATCCATTCCTATTACTACTGTTGCTTCAGAGGCTGCATTTAGTGCTGGAGGTAGAGTGCTTGATCAATATCGTAGCTCTTTGAAGCCTGAGACTgtagaagctttgatttgtactGGAGATTGGTTGCATCATGAGCTTGGATTGGAGCAGTCATCAAAT GTTGATGAAGAGTTTATGCAATGGAATACAGAGACTGGTCTAAGCTAG
- the LOC113461962 gene encoding E3 ubiquitin-protein ligase RGLG1-like: protein MLITSTSVFLLGRVSFNRRCLHDIGHTPNPYEQALSIIGRTLSAFDEDNLIPCFGFGDASTHDQEVFSFYPENRPCNGFEEALQRYKELVPHLRLAGPTSFAPIIETAIGIVDNSGGQYHVLLIIANGQLVNFTEIMSRNIANSRKETEFALASLMEIPSQYKAIIDLQLLGKRRGTPEMTALPPPIKSNGSSYSNPKYSHSSSLEQGAGVHKRASAIPSESSLEEKQCMYI, encoded by the exons ATGCTGATTACTTCCACCTCAGTATTTCTGCTAG GCAGAGTTTCTTTCAACCGCCGATGTTTGCATGACATTGGGCATACTCCAAACCCATATGAGCAGGCATTATCAATTATTGGAAGAACTCTATCTGCTTTTGATGAGGATAATCTTATTCCTTGCTTTGGATTCGGAGATG CATCCACACATGATCAGGAGGTATTCAGTTTTTATCCAGAGAACCGACCATGTAATGGCTTTGAGGAAGCACTACAAAGATATAAAGAATTAGTTCCACATCTTCGATTAGCTG GACCAACATCCTTTGCACCAATAATTGAAACAGCCATCGGCATTGTAGATAATAGTGGTGGCCAATATCATGTTCTTCTTATAATAGCAAATGGACAG TTGGTGAACTTTACAGAGATCATGTCTAGAAATATTGCCAACAGCAGAAAGGAGACAGAGTTCGCGCTTGCATCATTGATGGAAATCCCATCACAATATAAAGCAATAATAGACCTTCAACTTTTGGG TAAACGAAGAGGAACACCAGAAATGACTGCTCTCCCTCCACCAATTAAAAGTAATGGTTCATCATATTCAAATCCAAAATACTCACACTCAAGCAGCTTGGAGCAAGGTGCTGGAGTTCATAAAAGGGCGTCAGCCATTCCATCAGAGAGTTCTCTAGAAGAGAAACAa TGCATGTACATTTAA
- the LOC103697468 gene encoding EPIDERMAL PATTERNING FACTOR-like protein 2 isoform X1, with amino-acid sequence MGRLLHRTKTGRPVHLLLSLLLLLSSNQEKYLAEGRSLFKLLEIANVSSFSFGLSLVDTSSFHLQSYVTVMDWMQGRGEEVGMARALIGSRPPRCEGKCTSCGHCEAVQVPVVPQVRNGGGHFFNTITSKGDESSNYKPMNWKCKCGDTLHNP; translated from the exons ATGGGTCGCCTTCTCCACCGCACCAAGACTGGTAGACCCGTTCACCTCCTCCTGTCGTTGCTTCTTCTCTTGAGCTCTAACCAAGAAAAATACTTGGCTGAAG GTAGATCGTTGTTTAAGCTTCTAGAGATTGCCAACGTGAGCAGTTTTTCCTTTGGTCTTTCCCTTGTCGATACAAGTTCTTTTCATCTCCAGTCTTACGTTACGGTCATGGATTGGATGCAGGGGAGAGGAGAAGAGGTGGGGATGGCGAGAGCTTTGATTGGGTCGAGGCCACCGAGATGTGAGGGGAAGTGCACTTCATGCGGCCATTGTGAGGCAGTTCAGGTGCCTGTAGTCCCACAAGTCAGGAATGGAGGTGGCCATTTCTTCAATACAATCACTTCCAAAGGTGATGAAAGCTCCAACTACAAGCCCATGAATTGGAAATGCAAGTGTGGAGACACGCTACATAATCCATAA
- the LOC103697468 gene encoding EPIDERMAL PATTERNING FACTOR-like protein 2 isoform X2, whose translation MGRLLHRTKTGRPVHLLLSLLLLLSSNQEKYLAEGRSLFKLLEIANGRGEEVGMARALIGSRPPRCEGKCTSCGHCEAVQVPVVPQVRNGGGHFFNTITSKGDESSNYKPMNWKCKCGDTLHNP comes from the exons ATGGGTCGCCTTCTCCACCGCACCAAGACTGGTAGACCCGTTCACCTCCTCCTGTCGTTGCTTCTTCTCTTGAGCTCTAACCAAGAAAAATACTTGGCTGAAG GTAGATCGTTGTTTAAGCTTCTAGAGATTGCCAAC GGGAGAGGAGAAGAGGTGGGGATGGCGAGAGCTTTGATTGGGTCGAGGCCACCGAGATGTGAGGGGAAGTGCACTTCATGCGGCCATTGTGAGGCAGTTCAGGTGCCTGTAGTCCCACAAGTCAGGAATGGAGGTGGCCATTTCTTCAATACAATCACTTCCAAAGGTGATGAAAGCTCCAACTACAAGCCCATGAATTGGAAATGCAAGTGTGGAGACACGCTACATAATCCATAA
- the LOC103697467 gene encoding cysteine desulfurase, mitochondrial-like — translation MAAAKHLSLIRRAFPARRLLSTATAAVVDPPPPMAAEEDVISMKGVRISGRPLYLDMQATSPVDPRVLDAMIPFYLSRFGNPHSRTHFYGWESDAAVETARAQVAALVGANPKEIFFTSGATESNNISVKGVMHFYRDKKRHVITTQTEHKCVLDSCRYLQQEGFEVTYLPVRPDGLVDLDRLAAAIRPDTGLVSVMAVNNEIGVVQPLEEIGRICKEKGVPFHTDAAQALGKIPIDVEKMGIGLMSLSGHKIYGPKGVGALYLRRRPRIRVEPQMSGGGQERGIRSGTVPTPLVVGMGAACEISMKEMEYDGRRVAALQERLLNGIRSRLDGVVINGSVEHRYAGNLNISFAYVEGESLLMGLKEVAVSSGSACTSASLEPSYVLRALGVDEDMAHTSIRFGIGRFTTEAEIDRAIELTVNQVEKLREMSPLYEMVKEGIDIKNIQWAQH, via the coding sequence ATGGCCGCCGCGAAGCACCTCTCCCTCATCCGCCGCGCCTTCCCCGCCCGCCGCCTCCTCTCCACCGCCACGGCCGCCGTCGTTGATCCGCCTCCACCcatggcggcggaggaggacgtCATCTCGATGAAGGGCGTCCGCATCTCCGGCCGCCCCCTCTACCTCGACATGCAGGCCACCAGCCCCGTCGATCCCCGTGTCCTCGATGCCATGATCCCCTTCTACCTCTCCCGCTTCGGCAACCCCCACTCCCGCACCCACTTCTACGGCTGGGAGTCCGACGCTGCCGTCGAGACCGCCCGCGCCCAAGTCGCTGCCCTAGTTGGCGCCAACCCGAAGGAGATCTTCTTCACGTCCGGCGCCACCGAGTCCAACAACATCTCCGTCAAGGGCGTCATGCACTTCTACCGCGACAAGAAGCGCCACGTCATCACCACCCAGACCGAGCACAAGTGCGTCCTCGACTCCTGTCGCTACCTCCAGCAAGAGGGCTTCGAGGTCACCTACCTTCCCGTCCGCCCCGACGGCCTCGTCGACCTCGACCGCCTCGCCGCCGCCATTCGCCCCGATACCGGCCTCGTCTCCGTCATGGCCGTCAACAACGAGATCGGCGTCGTCCAGCCCCTCGAGGAAATCGGCCGCATCTGCAAGGAAAAAGGCGTCCCCTTTCACACCGACGCCGCCCAGGCGCTCGGCAAAATTCCTATTGACGTGGAGAAGATGGGAATCGGACTCATGTCCCTCAGCGGGCACAAGATCTACGGGCCGAAGGGCGTCGGGGCACTCTACCTCCGCCGCCGGCCCCGGATCCGGGTCGAGCCCCAGATGAGCGGTGGCGGCCAGGAGCGCGGCATCCGCAGCGGCACCGTCCCCACGCCGCTCGTCGTCGGGATGGGCGCCGCCTGCGAGATCTCCATGAAGGAGATGGAATACGACGGCCGCCGCGTCGCCGCTCTCCAGGAGCGGCTCCTCAACGGAATCCGGTCGCGGCTTGATGGCGTGGTCATCAACGGCAGCGTCGAGCATCGATACGCGGGGAATTTGAACATCTCGTTCGCGTACGTCGAGGGGGAGAGCCTGCTGATGGGGCTGAAGGAGGTGGCTGTGTCGAGCGGGAGCGCGTGCACCAGCGCCAGCCTCGAGCCATCCTACGTTCTAAGGGCGCTCGGTGTGGACGAGGACATGGCGCACACCTCGATCCGATTCGGAATTGGGAGGTTCACCACGGAGGCCGAGATCGACCGCGCCATAGAGCTTACTGTGAATCAAGTAGAGAAGCTGAGGGAGATGAGCCCTCTATACGAGATGGTCAAGGAAGGGATCGACATCAAGAACATCCAGTGGGCACAACACTGA